A region from the Drosophila mauritiana strain mau12 chromosome 2L, ASM438214v1, whole genome shotgun sequence genome encodes:
- the LOC117150769 gene encoding odorant receptor 33b gives MDLKPRVIRSEDIYRTYWLYWHLLGLESNFFLNRLLDLVITVFVTIWYPIHLILGLFMDRSLGDVCKGLPITAACFFASFKFICFRIKLSEIKQIEILFKELDQRASSQEECEFFNQNTRREANFIWKSFIVAYGLSNISAIASVLFAGGHKLLYPAWFPYDVQASELIFWLSVTYQIAGVSLAILQNLANDSYPPMTFCVVAGHVRLLAMRLSRIGQGPEETKYSTGKQLIESIEDHRKLMKIVELLRSTMNISQLGQFISSGVNISITLVNILFFADNNFAVTYYGVYFLSMVLELFPCCYYGTLISVEMNQLTYAIYSSNWMSMDRSYSRILLIFMQLTLAEVKIKAGGMIGIGMNAFFATVRLAYSFFTLAMSLR, from the exons TTCTTTCTGAATCGTTTGCTGGATTTGGTGATTACAGTTTTCGTAACCATCTGGTATCCAATTCATCTGATTCTGGGACTGTTTATGGATAGATCTTTGGGGGATGTCTGCAAGGGTCTACCAATTACGGCAGCATGCTTTTTCGCCAGCTTTAAGTTTATTTGCTTTCGCATCAAGCTATCTGAGATTAAACAAAtcgaaatattatttaaagaGCTGGATCAGCGAGCTTCGAGTCAAGAGGAATGCGAGTTTTTCAATCAAAATACGAGACGTGAGGCGAATTTCATTTGGAAAAGTTTCATTGTGGCCTATGGACTATCGAATATCTCGGCTATAGCATCAGTTCTCTTCGCCGGTGGACATAAGCTATTATATCCCGCCTGGTTTCCATACGATGTGCAGGCCTCGGAACTAATATTTTGGCTAAGTGTAACGTACCAAATTGCCGGAGTAAGTTTGGCCATACTTCAGAATCTAGCCAACGATTCTTATCCACCGATGACATTTTGCGTGGTTGCCGGTCATGTAAGACTTTTGGCTATGCGTTTGAGTAGAATTGGCCAAGGTCCCGAGGAAACAAAGTACTCAACCGGAAAGCAATTAATCGAAAGCATCGAGGATCACCGGAAACTAATGAA AATAGTGGAGTTACTGCGCAGCACTATGAATATTTCGCAGCTCGGCCAGTTTATTTCAAGTGGTGTTAATATTTCCATAACACTAGTAAACATTCTGTTCTTTGCGGATAATAATTTCGCTGTAACCTACTACGGAGTGTACTTCCTATCGATGGTGTTGGAGTTGTTCCCGTGCTGCTATTACGGCACCCTGATATCCGTGGAGATGAACCAGCTGACCTATGCGATTTACTCAAGTAACTGGATGAGTATGGATCGGAGTTACAGCCGCATCCTGCTGATATTCATGCAACTCACCCTGGCGGAAGTGAAGATCAAGGCCGGTGGGATGATTGGCATCGGAATGAACGCCTTCTTTGCTACCGTGCGATTGGCCTACTCCTTCTTCACTTTGGCCATGTCGCTGCGTTAA
- the LOC117150768 gene encoding odorant receptor 33c has product MFIIDSLSFYRPFWICMRLLVPTFFKDSSRPVQLYVVLLHILVTLWFPLHLLLHLLLLPSTADFFKNLTMSLTCVACSLKHVAHLYHLPQIVEIESLIEQLDTFIASEQEHRYYQDHVHCHARRFTRCLYISFGMVYAVFLFGVFVQVISGKWELLYPAYFPFDLESNRLLGAVALGYQVFSMLVEGFQALGNDTYTPLTLCLLAGHIHLWSIRMGQLGYFEEEAATNHQRLLEYIEQHKLLVRFHNLVSRTISEVQLVQLGGCGATLCIIVSYMLFFVGDTISLVYYLVFFGVVCVQLFPSCYFASEVAEEVERLPYAIFSSRWYDQSRDHRFDLLIFTQLTLGNRGWVIKAGGLIELNLNAFFATLKMAYSLFAVVVRAKGI; this is encoded by the exons ATGTTCATTATCGACAGTCTTAGTTTTTATCGTCCTTTTTGGATCTGCATGCGATTGCTGGTACCGACTTTCTTCAAGGATTCCTCGCGTCCTGTCCAGCTGTATGTGGTGTTGCTGCACATCCTGGTCACCTTGTGGTTTCCActgcacctgctgctgcatctTCTGCTACTTCCATCTACGGCTGACTTCTTCAAGAACCTGACCATGTCTCTGACTTGTGTGGCCTGCAGTTTGAAGCACGTGGCCCACTTGTACCACTTGCCGCAGATTGTGGAAATCGAATCACTGATCGAGCAGTTAGACACATTTATTGCCAGCGAACAGGAGCATCGCTACTATCAGGATCATGTGCATTGCCATGCTAGACGCTTTACAAGATGTCTCTATATCAGCTTTGGCATGGTCTATGCGGTTTTCCTGTTCGGCGTCTTCGTTCAGGTGATTAGCGGAAAATGGGAACTTCTCTATCCAGCCTATTTCCCATTCGACTTGGAGAGCAATCGCCTTCTCGGCGCAGTGGCCTTGGGTTATCAGGTATTCAGCATGTTAGTTGAAGGCTTCCAGGCGCTGGGAAACGATACCTACACCCCGCTGACATTATGCCTTCTGGCCGGACATATCCATTTGTGGTCCATACGCATGGGTCAACTGGGATACTTCGAGGAGGAGGCGGCGACGAATCATCAGCGTTTGCTGGAGTACATTGAGCAGCATAAACTCTTGGTGCG ATTCCACAACCTGGTGAGCCGGACCATCAGCGAAGTGCAACTGGTGCAGCTGGGCGGATGTGGAGCCACTCTGTGCATCATTGTCTCCTATATGCTCTTCTTTGTGGGCGACACCATCTCGCTGGTCTACTACTTGGTTTTCTTCGGAGTGGTCTGCGTGCAGCTCTTTCCCAGCTGCTATTTTGCCAGCGAAGTGGCCGAGGAGGTGGAACGGCTGCCATATGCGATCTTCTCCAGCAGATGGTACGATCAATCGCGGGATCATCGATTCGATTTGCTTATCTTTACACAATTAACACTGGGAAACCGGGGGTGGGTCATCAAGGCAGGAGGTCTCATCGAGCTGAATTTGAATGCCTTTTTCGCCACCCTGAAGATGGCCTATTCCCTCTTTGCCGTTGTGGTGCGGGCAAAGGGTATATAG
- the LOC117150767 gene encoding trichohyalin, translating to MKRTYLLLCLSLLTCNVANSAYLRPIDLSQLAKSSNLQQQQQLRGDLNRDDNNDDDDATTLAPNSNEDYDSRPQYSFAYDVRDSLTGDDKRQEEKRDGDLVKGQYSLIEPDGTRRIVEYTADDVSGFNAIVSKQRLDEQQQQQQQRLSASTSPRFNSLEELQTRLTAQAIAEARSLVEAQQASQLQLEAQNRRESENQARNQAQQLMEQFQQQVQQQEQQRLQQEQQLRDLQRLQEQRDREERDREQREREQREREQRERQQREQELRERELRERELRDRELRDREQRDREQRDREDRRQQADRRQSQNQRLLDQQTLLLAQSLPSIQATVVSHPPTLLASRLPGSTTTSSSRTTTLLTRERDLEAWRQLPNARITIDRSSQPLILSQPSSATVQAQLISSPLLLESGNLNGLISTRLNGNAARAGAALSWSNGRRLLNNDLWQLDRLDDRADSRRESEELRSNSAERRSKNW from the exons ATGAAACGG ACATACTTGTTGCTCTGCCTGAGTCTCCTCACCTGCAATGTGGCCAACTCGGCATACCTGCGTCCCATCGATCTTAGCCAGCTCGCCAAGTCCTCCAACcttcagcagcaacagcagctgcgTGGGGATCTGAACCGAGATGATAAcaacgatgacgatgatgccACCACCTTGGCACCCAATTCCAATGAGGATTACGACAGTCGTCCCCAGTACAGTTTTGCCTATGACGTGAGGGACTCGCTGACCGGCGATGACAAGCGGCAGGAGGAGAAGCGCGATGGCGACCTGGTCAAGGGTCAGTACTCCCTGATCGAACCCGATGGCACCCGTCGCATTGTGGAGTACACGGCCGATGATGTGAGTGGCTTCAATGCCATTGTGTCCAAGCAGCGTCTggatgagcagcagcagcagcagcagcaaaggcTCTCCGCCTCCACTTCGCCCCGTTTCAACAGCCTCGAGGAACTTCAGACCCGTCTCACCGCCCAGGCCATTGCGGAAGCCCGATCTCTGGTGGAAGCCCAACAGGCCAGCCAACTCCAGCTGGAGGCGCAGAATCGTCGGGAATCTGAGAATCAGGCTCGCAACCAGGCCCAACAGCTCATGGAGCAGTTCCAGCAGCAGGTGcaacagcaggagcagcagcgtCTGCAGCAAGAGCAGCAATTGAGGGATCTGCAGCGCCTCCAGGAGCAGCGGGATCGCGAGGAGCGTGATCGTGAGCAGCGGGAGCGGGAGCAGCGTGAGCGGGAACAGCGTGAGCGCCAGCAGCGGGAACAGGAACTCCGGGAACGGGAGCTGCGCGAGCGTGAACTCCGTGATCGTGAACTCCGGGATCGGGAACAGCGGGATCGGGAGCAGCGTGACCGCGAGGATCGCCGCCAGCAAGCGGATCGTCGTCAGAGTCAGAACCAGCGATTGCTCGACCAGCAGACCCTACTCCTCGCCCAAAGCCTGCCCAGCATTCAGGCCACCGTGGTCTCCCATCCACCCACTTTGCTCGCCTCCCGCCTGCCcggcagcaccaccaccagctcCTCGAGGACTACCACTCTGCTGACCAGGGAACGCGATCTTGAGGCCTGGCGCCAGTTGCCCAATGCTCGCATCACCATCGATCGCAGCTCCCAACCGCTGATCCTTAGTCAGCCGTCCAGTGCCACCGTTCAGGCTCAGCTGATCAGTTCGCCACTGCTTTTGGAGTCCGGAAACCTCAACGGATTGATAAGCACCCGGCTGAATGGCAATGCTGCACGAGCTGGAGCCGCCTTGAGTTGGTCCAATGGACGCCGTCTGCTGAACAACGATCTCTGGCAGCTGGACAGACTGGATGACCGTGCAGATAGTCGGCGGGAGAGCGAGGAGTTGCGTTCCAACAGCGCCGAACGTCGCTCCAAGAACTGGTAG
- the LOC117150184 gene encoding uncharacterized protein LOC117150184 → MLTTMRGSAKKLSNWPLTHFRRFPTLIKSYASPEEKFEQKPEEVDGVSNMKLPYFISPKCVQNQDQLVDGQTKMFTYNYHSFSIYDLNEATLRAKQSADEYSKRIDELQKRKIEYVNK, encoded by the coding sequence ATGTTGACCACAATGAGAGGCAGCGCAAAGAAACTATCCAACTGGCCACTGACCCATTTTCGCAGATTCCCGACTTTGATTAAATCCTACGCAAGTCCCGAAGAAAAATTTGAGCAAAAACCTGAGGAAGTGGACGGTGTGTCCAATATGAAGCTACCCTACTTTATAAGCCCAAAATGTGTTCAAAATCAGGATCAACTGGTTGATGGGCAGACTAAAATGTTCACATACAACTATCACTCATTTTCGATTTACGACTTAAATGAAGCTACTCTTCGCGCCAAACAATCAGCAGATGAGTACTCAAAGAGAATTGATGAGTTGCAAAAGCGAAAGATTGAATATGTAAACAAGTAG